One genomic region from Salvelinus fontinalis isolate EN_2023a chromosome 18, ASM2944872v1, whole genome shotgun sequence encodes:
- the mlnl gene encoding motilin-like, with protein sequence MTMRGAVTGCVVLVCLVAMLGERAEGHFSFFSPKEMREMKALQDKLERKDMEPRSEDGQFQDVTIQQLPEDDGGTPGKTVEISVRLTAKQLEHVAPVLEEIIHEMVDQAEKKAK encoded by the exons ATGACCATGCGTGGAGCGGTGACGGGCTGTGTGGTGCTGGTGTGTCTGGTGGCCATGCTGGGTGAACGGGCAGAGGGACACTTCTCCTTCTTTAGCCCCAAAGAGATGAGGGAGATGAAG GCCCTACAGGATAAGTTGGAGAGGAAGGACATGGAGCCTCGGTCAGAGGATGGACAGTTTCAGGATGTCACCATCCAACAGCTTCCCGAGGACGATGGTGGAACTCCT GGGAAGACAGTGGAGATAAGTGTTCGACTGACAGCCAAACAGCTGGAGCATGTGGCCCCCGTGCTGGAAGAGATCATCCATGAAATGGTGGATCAGGCAGAGAAGAAAG ccaaaTGA